A single region of the Streptomyces sp. NBC_00425 genome encodes:
- a CDS encoding putative T7SS-secreted protein, with the protein MGIGDFISDITPDSVEDAVEDGVAWVGDRVEDAGNWTADKLEDAGWQTGADWVREQSRSVADRLGAEVDEMDLGQTEDKTKLIYGSADKIRSTAEKLRGFQSSFDSAGEGLKGLDSSRLKGETAEALRTAVGTQPPKWFTGADACTKAAAALEAFAGTVTWAQGQAQTAIDKWKEGVKASEDAADAHRKKIDDYNSAVDRYNAQPADKRDASTLPTKPAATFDDPGRKLMQDAQNLLSEARKQRNSAAETARSAVRAARDTAPAKPSYAEQLNDGMQELQIMGDHVGGGIIKGTAGILNFVRGVNPMDPYNITHPAEYVTSLNSLAAGLVVAANDPVGTGKQMVTDFMKDPSEGLGRLLPDVALTVATGGGGAAVKGVRIAEDAAEAARLRRLLDDAPDGTHNTPDGDRNPGGDPVDLATGRMYLPQTDLDLPGILPLVFTRRTESGCAAGRFLGPAWTSTVDERLQIDAVGVLHVTADGLLIAYPHPVPGVPTTPESGRSRTELARDAHGDYTVTEPDSGLVFRFAAPPGAEPGGDGVAWLSEVTERNGHTITVDRGEDGLPLALVHSAGRRVNLSSADGLVTGLSLAGAGENGADLPLMAYGYQDGDLTAVTRPSGATTAFVYDDRRRVIAWIDSGGHRYDYVYDDHDRVVAEGGEAGHVQISLAYTGPDPETGHRSTTLTTSDGHATRHLFGPGCRLLAVTDPLGHTTRFTYDARGNLLTRTDPLGLTTAFSYDEADRVVRAVRPDGSELRTVRGPFGLPVEVVGADGARVVHEFDERGNRTAVTDQAGATTRHTYDHAGRLTSVTDALGATTRVVCDAAGLPLEVIAPDGAVTRTERDALGRPVRVTDPTSAVTLFEWHADGQLARRTGPDGETQSWTYDGEGNLLDHTDASGGVSRFEYTHFDLPVARTLPDGARYTFEHDAELRLTRVTNPQGLSWTYTYDAAGDIRSETDFDGRTLTYRVDAAGRLAARVDALGGTVSFERDRLGRVVRKDVDGHVTTYVHDRAGRLLEAAGPDGVLRYQYDRRGKVKTELVDGRPVSYSYDALGRRTQRTTPTGHVTSYAYGDDGRLEHLATGGHRVGFTHDAVGRELARVFGDAITVSSTWDEAGRLAARHITAGARAVDSRVYAYRADGHLISVTDRKSGTRTFDLDATGRVTAVHAHGWTERYAYDDAGNQTSASWPSGHPGSEATGARAYTGTRITRAGDVRFEHDALGRVVLRQKTRLSRKPDTWRYAWDTENRLTSVTTPDGTLWRYRYDPLGRRTAKQRLASDGESVVEETRFTWDGLTLCEQTSHQPDVPHTVALTWDHRAGTALAQTERILTADARQEEIDRRFFAIATDVVGTPTELIDECGDIAWRSRSTLWGTTAWSRDSSAYTPLRFPGQYYDPETGLHYNYFRHYDPETGRYTSPDPLGLAPAPNPLAYVDNPLSGSDPLGLMPKYTKEEKAQKARDDALKAMDDVIARAQDGKIKKAGNYHADDHGFTEEMVTEILKKPDAVYHSTGGSGNLIFRQGDDIVVVRADRTGAGNVITAYGSSGIKGPSGAEALGGLPSDPGGPITHADVVEGRIPAKNGFMPPAEQVR; encoded by the coding sequence GTGGGCATCGGCGACTTCATCAGTGACATCACGCCCGACTCGGTCGAGGACGCGGTCGAGGACGGCGTCGCGTGGGTCGGCGACCGGGTCGAGGACGCCGGCAACTGGACGGCCGACAAACTGGAGGACGCCGGCTGGCAGACCGGCGCGGACTGGGTGCGCGAGCAGTCGCGCTCGGTCGCCGACCGGCTGGGCGCCGAGGTCGACGAGATGGACCTCGGGCAGACCGAGGACAAGACCAAGCTGATCTACGGCAGCGCCGACAAGATCCGCTCCACCGCCGAGAAGCTCCGCGGCTTCCAGTCGTCCTTCGACAGCGCGGGCGAGGGCCTCAAGGGCCTCGACTCGTCCCGGCTCAAGGGCGAGACCGCCGAGGCGCTGCGCACCGCGGTGGGCACCCAGCCGCCCAAGTGGTTCACCGGCGCCGACGCCTGCACGAAGGCGGCCGCCGCGCTCGAGGCGTTCGCCGGCACCGTCACCTGGGCACAGGGACAGGCGCAGACGGCGATCGACAAGTGGAAGGAGGGCGTCAAGGCGTCCGAGGACGCCGCCGACGCCCACCGCAAGAAGATCGACGACTACAACAGCGCCGTCGACCGCTACAACGCCCAGCCCGCCGACAAGCGCGACGCCTCCACCCTCCCCACCAAGCCGGCGGCGACCTTCGACGACCCCGGCAGGAAGCTGATGCAGGACGCTCAGAACCTGCTCTCCGAGGCCCGCAAGCAGCGCAACTCGGCGGCGGAGACCGCTCGTTCCGCCGTCCGCGCCGCCCGCGACACCGCCCCCGCGAAGCCGTCCTACGCCGAGCAGTTGAACGACGGCATGCAGGAACTGCAGATCATGGGCGACCACGTCGGCGGCGGCATCATCAAGGGCACCGCCGGCATCCTCAACTTCGTCCGCGGCGTCAACCCGATGGACCCGTACAACATCACGCATCCGGCCGAGTACGTCACCTCCCTCAACAGCCTGGCCGCCGGACTGGTCGTCGCCGCCAACGACCCGGTCGGCACCGGCAAGCAGATGGTCACCGACTTCATGAAGGACCCCAGCGAGGGTCTGGGACGGCTGCTGCCCGACGTCGCACTGACCGTGGCCACCGGGGGCGGCGGCGCCGCGGTGAAGGGCGTGCGGATCGCGGAGGACGCCGCCGAGGCCGCACGGCTGCGCCGCCTGCTCGACGACGCCCCGGACGGGACCCACAACACCCCGGACGGCGACCGCAATCCCGGCGGCGACCCGGTGGACCTCGCCACCGGACGGATGTACCTGCCTCAGACCGACCTCGACCTCCCCGGCATCCTGCCGCTGGTCTTCACGCGCCGCACCGAGTCCGGCTGCGCGGCCGGCCGCTTCCTCGGCCCTGCCTGGACGTCCACCGTCGACGAGCGCCTCCAGATCGACGCCGTCGGCGTTCTCCACGTCACCGCCGACGGGCTCCTGATCGCATACCCGCACCCGGTCCCCGGCGTGCCCACCACACCGGAGTCCGGCCGGTCCCGCACCGAGCTGGCCCGCGACGCCCACGGCGACTACACGGTCACCGAGCCCGACAGCGGCCTGGTGTTCCGCTTCGCCGCCCCGCCGGGGGCCGAACCGGGCGGCGACGGCGTCGCCTGGCTGTCGGAAGTCACCGAACGCAACGGCCACACGATCACCGTCGACCGCGGCGAGGACGGCCTGCCGCTGGCCCTGGTCCACTCGGCGGGCCGCCGGGTGAACCTGTCGTCCGCCGACGGCCTCGTCACCGGGCTGTCCCTGGCCGGCGCGGGCGAGAACGGCGCCGACCTGCCGCTGATGGCCTACGGCTACCAGGACGGCGACCTGACCGCCGTCACCCGGCCCTCCGGCGCCACGACCGCCTTCGTCTACGACGACCGCCGCCGGGTCATCGCCTGGATCGACTCGGGCGGACACCGCTACGACTACGTCTACGACGACCACGACCGCGTCGTGGCGGAGGGCGGCGAGGCCGGTCACGTCCAGATCAGCCTGGCCTACACCGGACCCGACCCCGAGACCGGCCACCGCAGCACCACGCTGACCACCTCCGACGGGCACGCGACCCGCCATCTGTTCGGCCCCGGCTGCCGGCTGCTGGCCGTCACCGACCCGCTCGGCCACACCACCCGGTTCACCTACGACGCCCGCGGCAACCTGCTGACCCGCACCGATCCACTGGGCCTCACCACCGCTTTCTCCTACGACGAGGCCGACCGGGTCGTACGCGCCGTCCGCCCCGACGGCAGCGAACTACGCACCGTGCGCGGCCCGTTCGGCCTGCCCGTCGAGGTCGTCGGAGCGGACGGCGCCCGCGTGGTCCACGAGTTCGACGAACGCGGCAACCGCACGGCGGTCACCGACCAGGCCGGCGCCACCACCCGCCACACCTACGACCACGCCGGCCGGCTCACCTCGGTCACCGACGCCCTCGGCGCGACGACACGCGTGGTGTGCGACGCGGCCGGGCTGCCGCTGGAGGTGATCGCTCCCGACGGCGCCGTCACGCGCACGGAGCGCGACGCCCTCGGCAGGCCGGTCCGCGTCACCGACCCGACGAGCGCCGTCACCCTCTTCGAGTGGCACGCCGACGGGCAGCTCGCCCGGCGCACCGGACCCGACGGCGAGACGCAATCGTGGACGTACGACGGCGAGGGCAACCTGCTCGACCACACCGACGCCTCCGGTGGCGTCTCACGCTTCGAGTACACCCACTTCGACCTCCCGGTCGCCCGCACCCTGCCCGACGGCGCCCGCTACACGTTCGAGCACGACGCCGAGCTGCGCCTCACCCGCGTCACCAACCCACAAGGGCTGAGCTGGACCTACACGTACGACGCGGCCGGCGACATCCGCTCCGAGACCGACTTCGACGGCCGCACCCTCACCTACCGGGTGGACGCCGCGGGCCGGCTCGCGGCCCGTGTCGACGCGCTCGGCGGAACCGTCTCCTTCGAGCGCGACCGGCTGGGCCGGGTGGTCCGCAAGGACGTCGACGGCCACGTGACCACCTACGTCCACGACCGGGCCGGGCGCCTGCTGGAGGCGGCCGGCCCGGACGGTGTGCTCCGCTACCAGTACGACCGGCGGGGGAAGGTCAAGACCGAGCTGGTGGACGGCCGTCCCGTCTCCTACTCCTACGACGCCCTGGGCCGCCGCACACAGCGCACCACGCCCACCGGCCACGTCACCTCCTACGCCTACGGTGACGACGGACGACTCGAGCACCTGGCCACCGGGGGTCACCGGGTGGGCTTCACCCACGACGCCGTCGGCCGGGAACTCGCCCGTGTCTTCGGCGACGCGATCACGGTGTCCTCCACCTGGGACGAAGCCGGGCGGCTCGCCGCGCGGCACATCACCGCCGGCGCCCGGGCCGTCGACAGCCGCGTCTACGCCTACCGCGCCGACGGCCACCTGATCTCCGTCACGGACCGGAAGTCGGGCACCCGCACCTTCGACCTGGACGCGACAGGCCGGGTCACCGCCGTCCACGCCCACGGCTGGACGGAGCGGTACGCCTACGACGACGCCGGCAACCAGACCTCCGCGTCCTGGCCGTCCGGCCATCCCGGCAGCGAGGCCACCGGAGCGCGCGCCTACACCGGCACCCGCATCACCCGCGCCGGAGACGTCCGCTTCGAGCACGACGCCCTCGGCCGGGTCGTCCTGCGGCAGAAGACCCGTCTCTCCCGCAAGCCCGACACCTGGCGCTACGCCTGGGACACGGAGAACCGCCTCACCTCCGTCACCACCCCCGACGGGACCCTGTGGCGGTACCGCTACGACCCGCTGGGCCGCCGCACCGCGAAGCAGCGCCTGGCGTCCGACGGCGAGAGCGTGGTCGAGGAGACCCGCTTCACCTGGGACGGCCTCACCCTGTGCGAACAGACCAGCCACCAGCCGGACGTTCCGCACACGGTCGCCCTCACCTGGGACCACCGCGCCGGCACGGCCCTCGCCCAGACCGAGCGCATCCTCACCGCCGACGCCCGCCAGGAGGAGATCGACCGCCGGTTCTTCGCCATCGCCACCGACGTCGTCGGCACTCCCACCGAGCTGATCGACGAGTGCGGCGACATCGCGTGGCGCAGCCGCAGCACGCTCTGGGGCACCACTGCCTGGTCCCGGGACAGCAGCGCCTACACCCCGCTGCGCTTCCCCGGCCAGTACTACGATCCCGAGACCGGCCTGCACTACAACTACTTCCGCCACTACGACCCCGAGACCGGCCGCTACACCTCCCCCGACCCCCTCGGCCTCGCCCCCGCCCCCAACCCTCTCGCGTATGTGGACAATCCGCTCAGCGGGTCCGACCCGCTGGGCCTCATGCCCAAGTACACGAAGGAGGAGAAGGCCCAGAAGGCCAGGGACGACGCCCTCAAGGCGATGGACGACGTCATCGCCAGGGCTCAGGACGGCAAGATCAAGAAGGCCGGCAACTACCACGCGGACGACCACGGCTTCACCGAGGAGATGGTCACGGAGATCCTCAAGAAACCGGACGCCGTCTACCACTCGACCGGGGGCAGCGGGAACCTGATCTTCCGTCAGGGCGACGACATCGTGGTGGTCCGGGCCGACCGCACCGGGGCCGGCAACGTCATCACGGCGTACGGGTCGTCCGGCATCAAGGGTCCTTCCGGGGCCGAAGCGCTGGGCGGCCTGCCCAGCGATCCCGGCGGGCCGATCACACACGCGGACGTCGTGGAAGGCAGGATTCCGGCCAAGAACGGCTTCATGCCTCCCGCAGAGCAGGTCAGATGA
- a CDS encoding helix-turn-helix transcriptional regulator — translation MALLEREHWLDALRHSPAGRVALVSGEAGIGKTALVRAFCDGLTRPVLWGSCDALQTPQPLGPLHDIARQATGELAASMAAESSRPAMFRAFLDQLTAREAVAVVEDAHWADEATLDLLLFTARRISSTRGLLVITYRHDEVGPDHPLRAVLGALSTDASALRIRLAPLSVAAVATLVGPDGPDAAELHARAGGNPFFVTEVLADPDRRVPETVRDAVLARAAGLGPAERDALNSVAVFPGYAPAPLVQAPGKAVDNCVDAGMLIRDGTRILFRHELARLAVEEGIASARRTELHARALADLTRWGSDPARLAYHAEQAGDAAAVLVHADAAAGRAAAVGAHRQAADHYAQALRFTDGTSPRRHAELLERHGEACAHAGRSAAAVRSSLRAIERWRDEGDQEREAALMACCSYYLWNQGRNAEAHAMVRQALALAERLPEGPGLVAAYTWSAYLLMLARDIAGAVRTGSRAAELAERFGEHTLLARALNAVGSAQWSIDPDLAVRTMLRSLRAGRAAGDDAAVGSAMVNLGSAAGEIRRYDIAEHWLREAMTWCSDRDLDDVRSYATAWLARCLWERGQWAAAEATVEQVGATECAPSRIVALTVLGRLRTRRGEPGAADLLDEAWSLAEQTGDLQRLWPVAAGRAELASLSGRQADGSLPETYALAVRLGIGWAIGELGQWLEPAPGKVHPAAAPPYRMSPVEAARAWDELGCPYESAMALAQSPDHLREAVRRFESLGARPAADRAARRMRDLGIRTPRRSTLAHPHGLTAREADVLDLLKDGLRNSEIADRLRITEKTAGHHVSSILSKLGVRTRQEAARHGETPERT, via the coding sequence ATGGCGTTACTTGAGCGGGAGCACTGGCTTGACGCGCTGCGCCACAGCCCGGCCGGGCGGGTGGCCCTGGTGTCCGGTGAGGCGGGTATCGGCAAGACCGCTCTCGTCAGGGCGTTCTGCGACGGCCTGACCCGGCCCGTCCTGTGGGGTTCGTGCGACGCGCTGCAGACGCCGCAGCCGCTCGGCCCGCTCCACGACATCGCACGGCAGGCGACGGGTGAACTGGCCGCCTCGATGGCCGCGGAGAGCTCGCGTCCGGCGATGTTCCGCGCTTTCCTCGACCAGTTGACGGCGCGGGAAGCCGTCGCCGTGGTGGAGGACGCGCACTGGGCCGACGAAGCGACACTCGACCTGCTCCTCTTCACCGCCCGCCGCATCTCTTCCACGCGCGGCCTGCTCGTCATCACCTACCGGCACGACGAGGTCGGACCGGATCACCCGTTGCGCGCCGTGCTGGGAGCGCTCTCCACCGACGCGAGCGCACTGCGCATCCGGCTGGCACCGCTCTCGGTCGCGGCCGTCGCGACACTGGTCGGGCCGGACGGTCCGGACGCGGCGGAACTGCACGCCCGGGCCGGCGGCAACCCCTTCTTCGTGACCGAGGTCCTGGCCGATCCCGACCGCCGGGTTCCCGAGACCGTACGGGACGCGGTGCTGGCCCGGGCGGCCGGTCTCGGCCCCGCGGAGCGCGACGCGCTGAACTCGGTGGCCGTCTTCCCCGGTTACGCTCCCGCACCTCTCGTCCAGGCGCCCGGGAAGGCCGTCGACAACTGCGTCGACGCCGGGATGCTGATCCGGGACGGCACACGGATCCTGTTCCGTCACGAGCTGGCCAGACTCGCCGTCGAGGAGGGAATCGCGTCGGCGCGCAGGACCGAGCTGCACGCGCGTGCGCTGGCGGATCTGACGCGGTGGGGCAGCGATCCGGCCAGGCTCGCCTACCACGCGGAGCAGGCGGGCGACGCGGCGGCCGTACTCGTGCACGCCGACGCCGCGGCCGGGCGCGCCGCGGCTGTCGGTGCTCACCGGCAGGCGGCCGACCACTACGCCCAGGCCCTGCGGTTCACCGACGGGACCAGCCCGCGCCGACACGCGGAACTGCTCGAACGCCACGGTGAGGCCTGTGCGCACGCCGGGCGGAGCGCCGCGGCCGTGCGCTCCTCCCTTCGGGCCATCGAGCGCTGGCGGGACGAAGGCGACCAGGAGCGCGAGGCCGCGCTGATGGCGTGCTGCTCCTACTACCTGTGGAACCAGGGCCGCAACGCCGAGGCGCACGCCATGGTGCGGCAGGCGCTCGCCCTTGCCGAAAGGCTGCCCGAGGGCCCTGGGCTGGTCGCCGCCTACACCTGGTCCGCGTACCTTCTGATGCTGGCCCGGGACATCGCCGGGGCGGTGCGGACCGGCAGTCGCGCCGCGGAGCTCGCCGAGCGGTTCGGCGAACACACCCTGCTCGCCCGAGCGCTCAACGCGGTCGGCTCCGCCCAGTGGTCGATCGATCCGGACCTGGCCGTGCGGACCATGCTCCGAAGTCTTCGGGCGGGCCGCGCTGCCGGTGACGACGCCGCCGTCGGAAGCGCCATGGTCAACCTGGGATCCGCGGCAGGCGAGATCCGTCGCTACGACATCGCGGAACACTGGCTGCGGGAGGCCATGACGTGGTGCTCCGACCGTGACCTGGACGACGTCCGCAGCTACGCCACGGCATGGCTGGCCCGGTGCCTGTGGGAGCGCGGGCAGTGGGCGGCGGCAGAAGCGACGGTCGAACAGGTGGGAGCCACCGAGTGCGCACCGAGCCGGATCGTCGCGCTCACCGTGCTGGGGCGGCTGCGCACCCGGCGGGGCGAGCCGGGAGCGGCGGACCTCCTCGACGAGGCGTGGTCGCTGGCCGAACAGACCGGAGACCTGCAACGCCTGTGGCCGGTCGCCGCGGGCCGCGCCGAACTCGCCTCCCTCAGCGGGCGGCAGGCCGACGGCAGCCTGCCCGAGACCTACGCGCTGGCGGTACGGCTCGGCATCGGCTGGGCGATCGGTGAACTCGGGCAGTGGCTGGAACCGGCGCCCGGGAAAGTCCACCCGGCCGCCGCCCCGCCCTATCGGATGAGCCCCGTCGAGGCGGCCCGGGCCTGGGACGAGCTGGGTTGCCCGTACGAGTCGGCCATGGCGCTCGCGCAGAGCCCGGACCACCTGCGGGAGGCCGTGCGCCGGTTCGAGAGCCTCGGGGCCCGGCCCGCCGCGGACCGGGCGGCCCGGCGGATGCGCGACCTGGGAATCCGGACCCCGAGGCGTTCCACCCTGGCCCACCCCCACGGCCTCACCGCGCGCGAAGCCGATGTCCTCGACCTGCTCAAGGACGGGTTGCGCAACTCCGAGATCGCCGACCGGCTCCGCATCACGGAGAAGACGGCCGGCCATCACGTCTCCTCCATCCTGTCCAAGCTCGGCGTGCGCACCCGCCAAGAGGCCGCCAGACATGGGGAGACGCCCGAGCGAACATAG
- a CDS encoding DUF4242 domain-containing protein: protein MPRYLVQRTFTEGLHIPTDDEGAKACRTVVEGNAASGVTWVQSYVSRDKSVTYCVYDGPSPEAVRQAAQTTGLPVDRITEVSVLDPYFYH, encoded by the coding sequence ATGCCGCGATATCTCGTGCAACGGACCTTCACCGAGGGTCTGCACATCCCCACGGACGACGAGGGCGCCAAGGCCTGTCGGACCGTCGTCGAGGGCAACGCCGCGTCGGGCGTGACGTGGGTCCAGTCGTACGTGAGCCGGGACAAGAGCGTGACCTACTGCGTGTACGACGGACCGTCGCCGGAAGCGGTGCGCCAGGCCGCGCAGACCACCGGCCTGCCCGTCGACCGGATCACCGAGGTCAGCGTCCTGGACCCGTACTTCTATCACTGA
- a CDS encoding PASTA domain-containing protein, whose amino-acid sequence MDASPHRIGRTAGRSKRSPRAALLVAAALLATAFATAPAYADDPGLGCAITATGSLSVAPSPVVFGQNARVVWNAEGEGCGPDDALLITGPGFDPATEIFPVGGGSSGPVLITSAGTVTWTLTVIDLSSDTGFTRILASVTVPVTGVKVVPNMVGDSRDQASRALSAAGYVVGAVGTVVDCDSVGRVSRQSPGAGTPLLPGSPVALTLGVKPPPPRVCR is encoded by the coding sequence TTGGACGCATCACCGCATCGGATCGGCCGCACCGCCGGCCGGTCGAAGCGATCCCCCAGGGCGGCGCTCCTGGTGGCGGCCGCGCTGCTGGCGACCGCGTTCGCCACGGCGCCCGCCTACGCGGACGATCCCGGACTCGGCTGCGCGATCACCGCGACCGGTTCCCTGTCGGTCGCGCCGTCACCGGTGGTCTTCGGGCAGAACGCCCGGGTGGTCTGGAACGCCGAAGGCGAGGGGTGCGGCCCGGACGACGCGCTGCTGATCACCGGGCCCGGCTTCGACCCGGCGACGGAGATCTTCCCGGTCGGTGGCGGCAGCTCCGGTCCGGTGCTCATCACGTCGGCCGGAACCGTGACGTGGACGCTGACGGTGATCGACCTGTCGTCGGACACCGGCTTCACCAGGATCCTGGCCTCCGTGACGGTGCCGGTCACCGGCGTCAAGGTCGTCCCGAACATGGTGGGCGACTCCCGGGACCAGGCCTCGCGGGCACTCTCGGCCGCCGGGTACGTGGTAGGCGCCGTGGGCACGGTGGTCGACTGCGACAGCGTCGGCAGGGTGAGCCGCCAGAGTCCGGGTGCGGGCACGCCGCTCCTGCCCGGATCCCCGGTCGCGCTCACCCTCGGCGTCAAACCGCCGCCTCCTCGCGTCTGCCGGTGA
- a CDS encoding alpha/beta hydrolase, with the protein MDIRRSLRRSRTGVTLLSLAALLVSGCSAGKPTGTAGSTARAALAALPRATPTSLAPYYAQKPSWRDCGVPGFQCATMKAPLDYAEPGAGDVRLAIARKKATGPGKRLGSLLVNPGGPGGSAVGYLQQYAGIGYPAAVRARYDMVAVDPRGVARSEPVECLDGPEMDAYTQTDTTPDDRRERDELVGAYKKFAEACGARSTRLLRHVSTVGAARDMDILRAILGDGKLTYVGASYGTFLGATYAGLFPNRVGRLVLDGAMDPALPARRLNLDQTAGFETAFRSFAKDCVRHPDCPLAAKGAPPAEVGENLKAFFRKLDAHPLPAGDPDGRRLGEALATTGVIAAMYDESTWEQLREALASAMKEGDGAGLLILSDAYYERDAEGRYANLMAANAAVNCLDLPAAFSTPEQVEMALPSFEKASPVFGEGLAWASLTCTYWPVGPTGEPQRIEAKGAAPIVVVGTTRDPATPYPWAVSLSRQLTSARLLTYVGDGHTAYGRGSACIDSAINGYLLDGTPPAKGKRCS; encoded by the coding sequence ATGGACATCAGGCGTTCCCTCCGCAGGTCCCGTACCGGCGTCACCCTCCTGTCGCTCGCCGCGCTGCTCGTCTCCGGCTGCTCCGCCGGGAAGCCGACGGGCACCGCCGGTTCGACGGCGCGGGCGGCGCTCGCCGCGCTCCCGCGGGCCACGCCCACGTCGCTCGCGCCGTACTACGCGCAGAAGCCGAGCTGGCGCGACTGCGGTGTCCCCGGATTCCAGTGCGCCACCATGAAGGCGCCGCTCGACTACGCCGAGCCGGGCGCGGGCGATGTCCGGCTCGCGATCGCCCGCAAGAAGGCGACGGGCCCGGGCAAGCGCCTCGGCTCGCTGCTGGTGAACCCGGGCGGACCGGGCGGCTCGGCGGTCGGCTACCTGCAGCAGTACGCCGGCATCGGTTACCCCGCCGCCGTCCGCGCCCGCTACGACATGGTCGCCGTCGACCCCAGGGGGGTGGCCCGCAGCGAGCCCGTGGAGTGCCTCGACGGGCCCGAGATGGACGCGTACACGCAGACGGACACCACCCCCGACGACCGACGGGAGAGGGACGAACTCGTCGGCGCGTACAAGAAGTTCGCGGAGGCCTGCGGCGCACGTTCGACACGGCTGTTGCGTCACGTCTCCACCGTCGGGGCGGCCCGGGACATGGACATCCTGCGCGCGATCCTGGGCGACGGGAAGCTGACGTACGTGGGGGCGTCCTACGGAACGTTCCTCGGGGCGACGTACGCGGGCCTGTTCCCGAACCGGGTGGGCAGACTCGTCCTCGACGGCGCGATGGATCCGGCGCTGCCCGCCCGCCGGCTGAACCTGGACCAGACGGCCGGGTTCGAGACGGCGTTCCGGTCGTTCGCCAAGGACTGCGTGCGACACCCCGACTGCCCGCTCGCCGCGAAGGGCGCCCCTCCCGCCGAGGTCGGCGAGAACCTGAAGGCCTTCTTCCGCAAGCTCGACGCACACCCCCTCCCCGCCGGCGACCCGGACGGCCGCAGGCTCGGCGAGGCCCTCGCCACCACCGGTGTGATCGCCGCGATGTACGACGAGAGCACGTGGGAGCAGTTGCGTGAGGCGCTGGCCTCGGCCATGAAAGAGGGCGACGGCGCGGGGCTGCTCATCCTCTCGGACGCCTACTACGAGCGCGACGCCGAAGGCCGGTACGCCAACCTGATGGCCGCCAACGCCGCGGTGAACTGCCTGGATCTCCCCGCCGCGTTCTCCACCCCGGAGCAGGTGGAGATGGCGCTGCCGTCCTTCGAGAAGGCGTCCCCGGTCTTCGGTGAGGGCCTCGCCTGGGCCTCCCTGACCTGCACGTACTGGCCGGTGGGGCCCACCGGTGAACCGCAGCGCATCGAGGCGAAGGGCGCCGCGCCGATCGTCGTCGTCGGCACCACCCGCGACCCGGCGACCCCGTACCCCTGGGCCGTGTCCCTCTCCCGCCAGCTCACCTCCGCCCGCCTCCTCACCTACGTCGGCGACGGACACACCGCCTACGGTCGCGGCAGCGCCTGCATCGACTCCGCGATCAACGGCTACCTGCTCGACGGGACGCCTCCGGCGAAGGGAAAGCGCTGCTCATAG
- a CDS encoding DNA polymerase III subunit delta' gives MTVWDDLVGQEKVSEQLIAAARDADAFVTAAASGTAPPEASKMTHAWLFTGPPGAGRSQTARAFAAALQCVSPDRALGGTPGCGFCDGCHTALIGTHADVTTVAAVGSQILAEDMRDTVRKSYTSPATGRWQVILVEDAERLNEKSANAVLKAVEEPAPRTVWMLCAPSLEDVLPTIRSRCRHLNLRTPSVDAVADMLVRREGIEPAVAAAAARATQGHVDRARRLATDPAARERRATVLKVPLRVDDVGGCLRAAQELVDAAAEDAKQLAEERDGKETEELKAALGAVQGGRMPRGTAGVMKDLEDKQKRRRTRTQRDSLDLALTDLTAFYRDVLALQLGSRVAIANADAEEALERLARGSRPESTLRRIDAIAACRDALDRNVAPLLAVEAMTLALRAG, from the coding sequence ATGACCGTGTGGGACGACCTCGTCGGGCAGGAGAAGGTGAGCGAGCAGCTGATCGCCGCCGCTCGGGACGCCGACGCGTTCGTCACCGCGGCCGCCTCCGGAACGGCCCCGCCGGAGGCGTCGAAGATGACGCACGCCTGGCTGTTCACCGGCCCGCCGGGCGCCGGCCGCAGCCAGACAGCACGGGCCTTCGCCGCCGCCCTGCAATGCGTGAGCCCGGACCGGGCGCTGGGCGGCACCCCGGGCTGCGGGTTCTGCGACGGCTGCCATACGGCGCTCATCGGCACGCACGCCGACGTCACGACCGTCGCCGCGGTCGGGTCGCAGATCCTCGCCGAGGACATGCGCGACACGGTCCGCAAGTCCTACACCTCACCCGCCACGGGCCGCTGGCAGGTCATCCTCGTCGAGGACGCCGAGCGGCTGAACGAGAAGTCGGCCAACGCCGTGCTGAAGGCGGTCGAGGAGCCCGCTCCCCGCACGGTCTGGATGCTCTGCGCCCCCTCCCTGGAGGACGTGCTGCCCACCATCCGCTCCCGCTGCCGGCACCTGAACCTGCGCACACCGTCCGTCGACGCCGTCGCCGACATGCTCGTACGGCGCGAGGGCATCGAGCCGGCCGTCGCCGCGGCCGCCGCCCGGGCCACCCAGGGGCACGTCGACCGCGCCCGGCGACTCGCCACCGACCCCGCCGCGCGCGAGCGGCGGGCGACCGTGCTGAAGGTGCCCCTGCGGGTCGACGACGTCGGCGGCTGCCTCAGGGCCGCCCAGGAGTTGGTCGACGCGGCCGCGGAGGACGCCAAACAGCTCGCGGAGGAACGGGACGGCAAGGAGACCGAGGAGCTGAAGGCGGCACTGGGCGCGGTCCAGGGCGGCCGGATGCCGCGCGGTACGGCGGGCGTCATGAAAGACCTGGAGGACAAGCAGAAGCGGCGCAGGACGCGCACCCAGCGCGACAGCCTCGACCTCGCGCTCACCGACCTCACCGCCTTCTACCGTGATGTCCTGGCCCTCCAGCTCGGCTCCCGCGTCGCGATCGCCAACGCGGACGCCGAAGAGGCGTTGGAGCGGCTCGCCCGGGGCAGCAGACCCGAGTCGACGCTCCGCCGGATCGACGCCATCGCCGCCTGCAGAGACGCCCTCGACCGCAACGTGGCCCCGCTGCTGGCGGTGGAGGCGATGACGCTCGCGCTGAGAGCGGGCTGA